A single window of Schistocerca gregaria isolate iqSchGreg1 unplaced genomic scaffold, iqSchGreg1.2 ptg000560l, whole genome shotgun sequence DNA harbors:
- the LOC126314452 gene encoding proteasome subunit beta type-7-like, translating into MASAEMMEYEGQGGFSFENCRRNNMLYAAGVKPPSSLKTGTTIVGCVFKDGVILGADTRATEGPIVAEKNTDKIHYISKRIYCCGAGTAADTSNTTELISSQLELHRLATKRAPRVRTALTMLKQMLFKYQGYISAALVLGGVDCDGPSLFSVYPHGSGDELPFATMGSGSLAAVSVFESRYKRGMSKEEAMKLVIDAVSAGIFEDLGSGSNVDLVVIEPSKTEVLRNYRMLNPKKIQPSLTSYRFSAGTTPVLRSKVLPLKRIATVESEVTEERHAAMEVS; encoded by the exons ATGGCCTCAGCGGAAATGATGGAGTATGAGGGTCAGGGTGGGTTTTCTTTTGAGAATTGTAGGAG GAACAACATGCTGTATGCGGCTGGAGTGAAGCCTCCGAGTAGTTTGAAGACGGGGACAACGATTGTGGGGTGTGTGTTTAAG GATGGCGTGATTTTGGGAGCAGATACGAGAGCCACGGAGGGCCCTATAGTTGCAGAGAAGAATACCGACAAGATACATTATATTAGCAAGAGAATTTATTGCTGCGGAGCAGGGACAGCGGCTGATACGAGTAACACGACTGAACTGATTTCTTCTCAGCTTGAGCTTCATCGCTTGGCCACCAAGAGGGCGCCGAGGGTGCGAACAGCGTTGACGATGTTGAAGCAGATGCTGTTTAAGTATCAGGGTTACATATCGGCGGCGTTGGTGTTAGGCGGTGTGGATTGCGATGGGCCGTCTCTTTTTTCCGTATATCCACATGGTTCGGGCGACGAGCTGCCGTTTGCAACGATGGGTTCTGGGTCCTTAGCGGCGGTGTCGGTGTTTGAGTCCAGATACAAGCGCGGGATGTCGAAGGAGGAGGCTATGAAGCTGGTGATAGACGCGGTATCAGCGGGAATATTTGAGGATTTGGGATCAGGGAGCAACGTGGATTTGGTTGTCATTGAGCCGAGCAAGACAGAAGTTTTAAGAAACTACCGGATGCTGAATCCAAAGAAGATTCAGCCGAGTTTGACAAGTTACCGATTTTCAGCGGGGACCACGCCGGTTCTCAGGTCGAAGGTTTTACCGTTGAAAAGGATAGCGACAGTGGAATCGGAAGTGACAGAAGAGAGGCATGCTGCGATGGAGGTTTCGTGA
- the LOC126314447 gene encoding uncharacterized protein LOC126314447 produces the protein MESEQKGELSNREAVADMLDYCRRETRNVVNSYAQRAESAVDQTSKVLGDAADEVHEKLSSDAEQSHDEKKESRENSAAPENPSNKAAGEQPSGEKLDGIFGNIAKVFGGGWGFIVDSLNGVARGIRRDIAQPSKEEKEELRDSLVQLTRKVGSDPDIKNDKIKPAALQSRVSTTQGMVDEEMDSSAAGIFLDPLEDQEDFDKWMSKFDLDSVVEKNLVTIATNEEISRLYEKLVPSELSEELFWGRYYYHIEKCSGDGQPTPAEGEKGGNEKEVEGEKGDNEKEAKGEKDDNEKEVKGEGDDNEKEAKGEEGDNEKEAKGEEGDNEKEAKGEEGDNEKEAKGEKDDNEKEAEQQRKEEDKEDKGCDDTDQNGDNGEKREEKPLAEEEKGKQE, from the exons ATGGAGTCAGAACAGAA AGGAGAGTTGTCGAACCGTGAAGCGG TGGCAGACATGCTAGATTATTGTAGAAGGGAGACGAGAAATGTCGTAAATTCATATGCACAGAGGGCAGAGAGTGCGGTGGATCAGACATCGAAGGTGTTAGGCGATGCAGCGGACGAGGTCCATGAGAAGTTGAGTTCGGACGCTGAACAATCACACGACGAAAAAAAAGAGTCTAGGGAGAACTCTGCTGCGCCAGAGAACCCTTCTAATAAGGCAgcgggcgagcagccctctggtgAAAAATTAGATGGTATTTTTGGCAATATCGCAAAAGTGTTTGGGGGTGGTTGGGGTTTCATTGTCGATAGTCTGAACGGTGTGGCTCGAGGAATTCGCAGAGACATCGCTCAGCCTAGTAAAGAAGAAAAGGAGGAGCTCAGAGATAGTCTTGTTCAATTAACTCGAAAGGTGGGCAGTGACCCCGACATTAAGAATGACAAGATAAAGCCAGCAGCACTCCAGAGTCGTGTCTCGACGACGCAAGGTATggtggacgaggagatggacagcagCGCAGCGGGGATTTTCCTTGACCCACTGGAGGACCAGGAAGATTTCGACAAGTGGATGAGCAAGTTTGATTTAGACTCAGTGGTTGAGAAGAATTTGGTGACTATTGCTACCAATGAGGAAATTTCTCGTCTCTATGAGAAGCTGGTCCCATCCGAACTTTCGGAGGAGCTGTTTTGGGGTAGATATTACTACCATATCGAGAAATGCTCTGGCGACGGTCAGCCGACACCGGCGGAGGGTGAAAAAGGTGGCAATGAGAAAGAGGTGGAGGGTGAAAAAGGTGACAATGAGAAAGAGGCGAAGGGTGAAAAAGATGATAACGAGAAAGAGGTAAAAGGTGAAGGAGATGATAATGAGAAAGAGGCGAAGGGTGAAGAAGGTGACAATGAGAAAGAGGCGAAGGGTGAAGAAGGTGACAATGAGAAAGAGGCGAAGGGTGAAGAAGGTGACAATGAGAAAGAGGCGAAGGGTGAAAAAGACGATAACGAGAAAGAGGCAGAGCAGCAGCGAAAAGAGGAAGATAAAGAGGACAAGGGATGCGATGATACAGATCAGAATGGAGATAATGGAGAGAAACGAGAAGAGAAACCTCTTGCAGAGGAGGAGAAAGGTAAGCAGGAATAA
- the LOC126314437 gene encoding DNA ligase 1-like has product MSEAFFCPRTKRRDVDSIRPESTQKSEAYNERVDENPAKKRSKGFLTVNNVATPSSLAQGSNTKSRTIVDMFSDAGKRQPAVLDTLEVENMHEVKQENKELVIEDGRREDREEKELTEDNSSAQNVIQKDRSTISICTSDSQLYHENEPIPYLALSRTFDAIRKTRSKLEHISIMREYFFQILLSEPDDLVPAIYLAINQLAPQYEGVQLGVGEHTIQKAISAVTGMSLAAIKSKYEVLGDLGLVAQESRHNVRTIVPYPPLTIRSVYQNLRSIALEGGNGTRDKKLGRIINLMVSSRENEILYIVKTLQAKLRLNLGAKSVMTGLAHALAMYESRPNVPDEDALSAAKTLLREAFSRCPNWKLVISVCLDKKLSSLPETCKLVVGVPVEPMLSQPMNGIGMILSRLKGHELFTAEYKYDGERAQVHLMPDGTIKIYSRNLEDTTRRFPDVVQGLSECVADPELCRSFIIDCEAVAFDLEKNTILPYQILSTRARKDVDLKKITVQVCLYVFDLLYLNGDSLLEISLKSRRELLKSHLRPVAGRLHFATSREFSESEELDSFLIEAVENQCEGLMIKTWDKDARYEPSKRSFAWLKFKKDYSEQMADSVDLVPIGAWYGRGKRTGVYGAYLLACYDEDEEMYQSVCKLATGFKDAQLVEYTASMKQVETPARPQNYSTGLKPDVWFEAVAVWEVRAADLSLSPQHQAAIGLVKEDRGIGLRFPRFLRIREDKLVQQATSSAQIAQMYRNQKSLSCGTEDQFEEDSAMANPLASCE; this is encoded by the exons ATGAGCGAGGCCTTTTTTTGTCCTAGGACAAAAAGGCGCGATGTGGATTCTATCCGACCTGAATCTACTCAGAAGTCAG AAGCGTACAATGAGCGAGTAGATGAGAATCCCGCGAAGAAGCGATCTAAAGGCTTTTTGACGGTCAATAACGTGGCGACACCGTCGTCGTTGGCCCAAGGAAGCAATACGAAATCGCGTACAATAGTAGATATGTTTAGTGACGCCGGAAAAAGACAACCAGCGGTGTTGGACACTTTGGAGGTCGAGAATATGCACGAGGTCAAGCAGGAAAATAAAGAATTGGTGATAGAAGACGGACGACGCGAGGATAGGGAGGAAAAAGAATTAACTGAAGATAATTCGTCTGCACAAAACGTCATACAAAAAGACAGGTCTACCATATCCATTTGTACAAGTGATTCTCAATTGTATCATGAGAATGAACCCATTCCGTATTTGGCTCTCTCGCGAACGTTTGACGCGATACGCAAGACGAGGTCTAAGCTAGAGCACATCTCAATTATGCGtgaatatttttttcaaatattgctTAGTGAGCCGGATGATTTGGTGCCGGCCATCTACCTGGCCATAAACCAGCTCGCGCCTCAATATGAAGGCGTACAACTTGGCGTCGGTGAGCACACAATTCAGAAGGCCATTTCGGCTGTGACTGGCATGTCATTAGCGGCAATAAAATCGAAATACGAGGTCCTTGGTGATTTAGGATTGGTCGCCCAGGAATCCAGACACAATGTTCGTACAATTGTACCCTATCCCCCACTCACAATACGCTCCGTATATCAGAATCTGCGGTCTATTGCACTGGAAGGGGGCAATGGCACGCGAGATAAGAAGTTAGGTCGCATTATCAATCTCATGGTTTCGAGCAGGGAGAACGAAATCTTGTATATCGTCAAGACATTACAAGCTAAATTACGTCTAAACTTAGGTGCTAAGTCAGTGATGACAGGGTTGGCCCATGCGCTTGCCATGTACGAGTCCAGACCTAACGTGCCTGATGAAGATGCACTGTCGGCTGCCAAGACACTTTTGAGGGAGGCCTTTTCTCGTTGTCCCAATTGGAAGCTTGTGATTTCCGTATGCCTTGACAAAAAACTTTCCTCGCTTCCAGAAACGTGTAAACTTGTTGTTGGCGTGCCTGTCGAGCCCATGCTCTCCCAGCCCATGAACGGCATAGGCATGATTTTGAGCCGTCTCAAGGGCCACGAACTATTCACTGCGGAGTACAAATATGACGGCGAGCGTGCGCAGGTTCATCTGATGCCTGACGGTACCATCAAGATTTATTCGCGCAACCTCGAAGACACAACTCGTCGATTTCCAGACGTAGTTCAAGGACTCTCTGAATGCGTCGCCGATCCAGAGTTGTGCCGCTCTTTCATTATCGATTGTGAGGCGGTCGCCTTTGACCTGGAAAAGAACACCATCCTGCCCTACCAAATTCTCAGCACACGGGCGCGCAAGGACGTGGACTTGAAAAAAATTACTGTCCAGGTGTGTCTGtacgtctttgatttgctctatctGAACGGCGATAGTTTACTTGAAATTTCACTGAAATCTCGTCGCGAGTTGCTCAAAAGCCACTTGCGTCCGGTTGCAGGCCGACTGCACTTTGCGACCAGCCGCGAATTCAGTGAGAGCGAGGAGCTCGATTCGTTCTTGATTGAGGCGGTTGAGAATCAGTGCGAGGGTTTGATGATCAAGACATGGGACAAAGACGCTCGTTATGAGCCGTCCAAGAGGAGTTTTGCTTGGCTCAAATTTAAGAAGGACTATAGTGAGCAGATGGCCGACTCGGTTGACTTAGTGCCCATAGGTGCTTGGTATGGTAGAGGCAAACGAACGGGCGTTTACGGAGCTTACTTGTTGGCATGTTacgatgaagatgaagagatgtaCCAGAGTGTGTGTAAGTTAGCAACTGGATTTAAAGATGCTCAGCTTGTAGAATATACTGCAAGCATGAAGCAGGTGGAGACGCCGGCCCGGCCACAGAATTATTCGACCGGATTGAAGCCAGACGTGTGGTTTGAGGCAGTGGCAGTATGGGAGGTGCGAGCTGCGGATCTCAGTTTATCTCCTCAGCATCAAGCAGCAATTGGGCTTGTCAAGGAAGATCGCGGTATCGGATTGAGATTCCCTAGATTTTTGCGGATTCGAGAGGACAAACTGGTTCAGCAGGCTACCAGCTCGGCGCAAATTGCTCAGATGTATCGGAATCAAAAATCACTTTCTTGTGGCACAGAGGACCAATTTGAAGAAGATTCGGCGATGGCAAATCCGCTGGCTTCTTGCGAATAA
- the LOC126314406 gene encoding N-acetylglucosaminyl-phosphatidylinositol de-N-acetylase-like, with product MIKAADTRHIGRFKSDLGLTESNEPINILYVTAHPDDETMFFSPSILTLQTFQWYPDIDSCSGSQWDPEQVARHISESVDKWDINVLITFDSYGVSGHSNHISCYLGVEHYLKHFSRRRLVAYRLKSVSLLQKYCWPLGLRLFNPFQKREQNEHSSPSIKFFNPKPSATLYAMELHESQLVWFRRIYMSLSQYVHWNELEKIEGC from the exons ATGATAAAAGCGGCGGATACCCGTCATATCGGGCGCTTCAAATCGGATTTGGGGCTTACAGAAAGCAATGAGCCTATTAACATTCTTTATGTTACCGCTCATCCAGACGACGAGACAATGTTTTTCTCGCCGTCTATATTGACGCTTCAGACGTTTCAATGGTATCCAGACATCGACAGTTGCTCTGGAAGCCAA TGGGACCCCGAGCAGGTTGCTAGACATATTTCTGAGTCGGTTGACAAGTGGGACATTAATGTTTTGATCACGTTTGACTCATATGGCGTGTCCGGCCATTCGAATCACATTTCCTGTTATTTAGGCGTTGAGcattatttgaaacatttttcaagAAGGCGATTGGTAGCGTATCGGTTGAAGTCAGTTAGTCTTTTGCAGAAGTACTGCTGGCCGCTGGGCCTTCGTCTTTTCAATCCATTTCAGAAGCGCGAACAGAATGAGCACAGTTCACCGTCTATCAAGTTTTTTAACCCGAAGCCTTCGGCGACGCTCTATGCGATGGAACTACACGAAAGTCAGTTGGTTTGGTTCAGGCGCATTTACATGTCCCTTTCGCAATATGTGCATTGGAATGAGCTCGAGAAGATAGAGGGCTGTTAG